A genomic region of Branchiostoma lanceolatum isolate klBraLanc5 chromosome 4, klBraLanc5.hap2, whole genome shotgun sequence contains the following coding sequences:
- the LOC136433914 gene encoding glutathione peroxidase-like — protein sequence MGLSSGLLASLLCLGFLGPGWADKRTEQCSCAPEQGSLHDHHAVLLDGSRNVSLAEYRGTTLLVVTVATFUGFTPQYVGLNALRNKMVDENGHRFEILGFPTNQFGLEEPANNDEILNGIRYVRPGNDYIPNFTMFQKGDCNGEDEQPLFTYLKSCCPPISDVMGISGNKETLYWKPLMVNDVRWNFEKFLVDPEGKGVKRFSSYVTPEDLESVIGDFIQSWNDSHGDDTSGARSSRNTGFMSWLN from the exons ATGGGGCTCTCCTCGGGCCTGCTGGCCTCCCTGCTATGCCTGGGGTTCCTGGGCCCCGGCTGGGCCGACAAGCGGACAGAGCAGTGTAGCTGCGCGCCGGAGCAAGGATCCCTCCACGACCACCACGCGGTGCTCCTGGACGGGTCCCGTAACGTCAGCCTAGCCGAGTATCGCGGCACGACTCTCCTGGTGGTCACCGTGGCCACCTTCTGAGGGTTCACCCCGCAGTACGTCGGTCTGAATGCACTGAGGAACAAGATGGTCGACGAGAACGGTCACCGTTTTGAAATCCTGGGTTTCCCCACCAACCAGTTCGGGTTAGAAGAGCCAGCCAACAACGACGAGATTCTAAATGGGATCAG GTACGTCCGTCCAGGGAACGACTACATCCCCAACTTCACCATGTTCCAGAAGGGAGACTGTAACGGGGAGGACGAGCAGCCGCTCTTCACTTACCTAAAG AGCTGCTGCCCTCCGATCTCTGACGTCATGGGCATTAGCGGTAACAAAGAGACCCTCTACTGGAAACCGCTCATGGTCAACGACGTCCGCTGGAACTTCGAGAAGTTTCTGGTGGATCCGGAAGGGAAGGGGGTCAAGAG GTTTTCGTCTTACGTGACGCCGGAGGATCTCGAGTCCGTCATCGGCGATTTCATCCAGAGCTGGAACGACTCGCACGGGGACGACACGTCGGGCGCCCGGAGCTCGCGGAACACGGGCTTCATGTCCTGGCTCAACTAA
- the LOC136433915 gene encoding G-protein coupled receptor 143-like: MASLHEESFYCIPETKLTLSERPVYCGVAIAAAVLGLGGAGWQVVRWRSRLRGAAQRRRPSPNPVIVFCLALSDFMACIGVIARAVGILVFDPPLEVGPGVYVPAQGLTAIYVGSTIEIINLYFYSATYMWTLVYALDITMQLKNMDVPMPLYHALCWSAPAVFVGLSMFSVFFEVPEAPGDGGIQQCAAGFHLVLHYVFSYTPIVAVMLANPAIYITASRLIEITVRPMLGRYTQRERQVISAVKIKFLLIVVVFTLCWLPNVIDGVIQISNLVQGDRTADRFFALWVIEAALNPLQGLLNCLAYGPATFQQWLMGRTGWLLRTRQPVNFDSREADPLLR; the protein is encoded by the exons ATGGCCTCCCTACACGAGGAGTCCTTCTACTGCATCCCGGAGACGAAGCTAACTCTGTCCGAGCGGCCGGTGTACTGCGGGGTGGCCATCGCGGCGGCGGTGCTCGGGCTCGGCGGGGCCGGCTGGCAG GTCGTGCGGTGGCGGAGCCGGCTCAGAGGCGCGGCGCAGCGGCGGAGGCCCTCCCCCAACCCCGTCATCGTGTTCTGCCTCGCACTGTCCGACTTTATGGCGTGCATAG gtgtgatagCCCGGGCTGTAGGCATCCTTGTGTTCGACCCGCCGCTAGAGGTCGGCCCCGGCGTCTACGTGCCGGCGCAGGGACTCACGGCTATATATGTGGGCAGTACTATAGAG ATTATCAACTTGTACTTCTACAGCGCCACGTACATGTGGACACTGGTGTACGCCTTAGACATCACCATGCAGCTCAAAAATATGGACGT ACCTATGCCGCTGTACCATGCCCTGTGCTGGAGCGCCCCGGCGGTGTTTGTGGGGTTGAGCATGTTCAGCGTCTTCTTCGAGGTGCCCGAAGC ACCGGGTGATGGGGGCATACAGCAGTGTGCCGCGGGGTTCCACCTGGTCTTACATTACGTCTTCTCCTACACACCGATCGTCGCCGTCATGCTGGCCAACCCCGCCATCTACATCACCGCCTCCAGGTTAA TCGAGATCACAGTGCGGCCCATGCTCGGCAGGTACACACAGAGAGAGCGGCAGGTGATCTCCGCCGTCAAAATCAAGTTCCTTCTCATTGTAGTGGTCTTCACCCTGTG CTGGCTGCCCAACGTCATAGACGGTGTGATTCAAATCTCCAACCTGGTGCAAGGCGATCGCACGGCGGACAGATTCTTCGCCCTGTGGGTCATCGAG GCCGCCCTGAACCCGCTGCAAGGCCTGCTGAACTGCCTTGCGTACGGTCCCGCCACCTTCCAGCAGTGGCTGATGGGCAGGACAGGCTGGCTACTGCGGACTAGGCAACCTGTCAACTTCGACTCCAGGGAGGCAGATCCGCTGCTGAGATGA